From a region of the Hallerella porci genome:
- a CDS encoding DUF3108 domain-containing protein: MFKRFFFCLVTFAAFLFAENAPQAPWTKGEELSFRLSWGIVSAGSADMKVIPLPDGKIQFESIARNNGAFKSIYPVADTIRTISVGENFLPESFLQILNEGNYHKTAQIRFDRKQKTARLSDTVFVNAKRDEVKTRVDTTISLNGYEHCIISAFYRVRNMDLTGKKDTYFSAVSGKKRYSLRVIVHGKEKVETDLGEFDCIKVEPVLGDDGAFKAAGRLFIWLTDDDRRLPVLMRVKIPIGSIKGELTHFRQGKTL; encoded by the coding sequence CTTTGCCGAAAATGCGCCGCAAGCGCCGTGGACAAAAGGAGAAGAACTTTCGTTTCGTTTGAGCTGGGGAATTGTTTCGGCGGGTTCTGCCGATATGAAAGTGATTCCGCTTCCGGATGGAAAAATTCAATTTGAAAGCATCGCCCGCAATAATGGCGCATTCAAATCCATTTACCCGGTGGCAGATACTATTCGCACGATTTCTGTGGGCGAAAATTTCCTCCCCGAATCCTTTCTGCAAATCCTAAACGAAGGCAATTACCATAAAACCGCACAAATTCGATTTGACCGCAAACAAAAAACGGCGCGCCTTTCGGATACGGTTTTTGTAAACGCCAAACGCGATGAAGTCAAAACGCGAGTCGATACGACGATTTCGTTAAACGGTTACGAACATTGCATTATTTCGGCGTTTTACCGCGTTCGGAATATGGATTTGACCGGGAAAAAGGATACGTATTTTTCGGCGGTCAGCGGGAAAAAACGGTATTCTCTGCGGGTCATCGTCCACGGCAAAGAAAAAGTGGAAACGGATCTCGGCGAATTTGATTGCATCAAAGTGGAACCGGTTCTCGGCGATGACGGTGCCTTCAAAGCGGCGGGAAGACTTTTCATTTGGCTAACCGACGACGATCGTCGCTTGCCCGTTTTAATGCGTGTGAAAATTCCTATCGGTTCAATTAAAGGCGAATTGACCCATTTTCGGCAAGGAAAGACTCTGTAA